In the Nerophis ophidion isolate RoL-2023_Sa linkage group LG01, RoL_Noph_v1.0, whole genome shotgun sequence genome, one interval contains:
- the LOC133538135 gene encoding zinc finger protein OZF-like isoform X3, whose translation MDDYCYAKMATSCQRESERQSETSGKKIETADKDVQQLIGHPEEPIAQSPETRSTLKQETPQTPHIKKEEEELWIPQERECLLGPQEADLTELPLTVVSVKTEDDEEKPQLDTFLTPLSDSEAEDGVEVTLSSDTDCEGDMRTHTDNKHSECSTNKKGKMTLSCSICAKIFNKKSNLTEHVRTHTGEKPFNCSVCGKSFTKKSSLAPHMRTHTGEKTCICTVCGKSFSLKCNLTQHMKTHTGEKTFSCSVCGHSFFQNRQLTEHMRTHTGEKPFDCSVCGQSFSQKGSLIVHMRTHTGEKPFICSVCGRSFSQKTNLSDHMRTHTGEKLFNCSVCGRSFTRKQHLTEHMRTHSGEKCFRCSVCGESFLGRPKLTQHIMKHRGGKTQKRSPLKSDDLLCV comes from the exons atggacgactactgctatgctaagatggcgacgtcatgtcaaagagaaagtgaaagacaATCAGAAACTTCCGGCAAAAAGATAGAAACTGCAGACAAAG acgtccagcagctgattgGTCATCCAGAAGAGCCTATCGCTCAGTCGCCAGAGACGAGgtccactttgaagcaggagactccacagacaccccacattaaaaaggaagaggaggaactctggatCCCTCAGGAGCGAGAGTGTCTTCTTGGACCGCAAGAAGCCGATCTCACCGAgttgccactgactgttgtctctgtgaagactgaagatgatgaagagaaaccacagcTGGACACGTTCTTaactccactatcagatagtgaggctgaagacggGGTTGAAGTgactttgagcagcgatacagactgtgaaggtgatatgaggactcacactgacaacaaacactctgaatgcTCGACAAATAAGAAAGGTAAAATGACTTTGAGCTGCTCAATTTGTGCCaaaatatttaacaaaaagagcaaTTTGACTgaacacgtgagaacacacacaggagaaaaaccatttaactgttcagtttgtggtaaaagctttACCAAAAAGAGCAGTTTGGCcccgcacatgagaacacacacgggagaaaaaacatgtatttgtacagtttgtggcaaaagcttttcccTAAAGtgcaatttgactcaacacatgaaaacacacactggagaaaaaacatttagttgttcagtttgtggtcaTAGTTTTTTCCAAAACAGGCaattgactgaacacatgagaacgcacacgggagaaaaaccgtTTGATTGTTCAGTTTGCGGTCAAAGTTTTTCCCAAAAGGGCAGTTTGATCgtgcacatgagaacgcacacgggagaaaaaccatTCATTTGTTCCGTCTGCGGCAGAAGCTTTTCTCAAAAGACCAATTTGTCCgatcacatgagaacacacacaggcgaGAAACTATTTAATTGTTCGGTTTGCGGTAGAAGCTTTACTCGAAAGCAACATTTGAcggaacacatgagaacacacagtggAGAAAAATGCTTTAGATGCTCAGTTTGCGGCGAAAGCTTCTTGGGCAGACCAAAGTTGACTCAACACATAATGAAACACAGAGGAGGAAAAACTCAAAAAAGAAGTCCGCTAAAAAGTGATGATCTGCTGTGTGTGTGA
- the LOC133538135 gene encoding zinc finger protein OZF-like isoform X2, which translates to MDDCCYAKMVTSCQRESERQSETSSKSPTEIKTKDEDVQQLIGHPEEPIAQSPETRSTLKQETPQTPHIKKEEEELWIPQERECLLGPQEADLTELPLTVVSVKTEDDEEKPQLDTFLTPLSDSEAEDGVEVTLSSDTDCEGDMRTHTDNKHSECSTNKKGKMTLSCSICAKIFNKKSNLTEHVRTHTGEKPFNCSVCGKSFTKKSSLAPHMRTHTGEKTCICTVCGKSFSLKCNLTQHMKTHTGEKTFSCSVCGHSFFQNRQLTEHMRTHTGEKPFDCSVCGQSFSQKGSLIVHMRTHTGEKPFICSVCGRSFSQKTNLSDHMRTHTGEKLFNCSVCGRSFTRKQHLTEHMRTHSGEKCFRCSVCGESFLGRPKLTQHIMKHRGGKTQKRSPLKSDDLLCV; encoded by the coding sequence acgtccagcagctgattgGTCATCCAGAAGAGCCTATCGCTCAGTCGCCAGAGACGAGgtccactttgaagcaggagactccacagacaccccacattaaaaaggaagaggaggaactctggatCCCTCAGGAGCGAGAGTGTCTTCTTGGACCGCAAGAAGCCGATCTCACCGAgttgccactgactgttgtctctgtgaagactgaagatgatgaagagaaaccacagcTGGACACGTTCTTaactccactatcagatagtgaggctgaagacggGGTTGAAGTgactttgagcagcgatacagactgtgaaggtgatatgaggactcacactgacaacaaacactctgaatgcTCGACAAATAAGAAAGGTAAAATGACTTTGAGCTGCTCAATTTGTGCCaaaatatttaacaaaaagagcaaTTTGACTgaacacgtgagaacacacacaggagaaaaaccatttaactgttcagtttgtggtaaaagctttACCAAAAAGAGCAGTTTGGCcccgcacatgagaacacacacgggagaaaaaacatgtatttgtacagtttgtggcaaaagcttttcccTAAAGtgcaatttgactcaacacatgaaaacacacactggagaaaaaacatttagttgttcagtttgtggtcaTAGTTTTTTCCAAAACAGGCaattgactgaacacatgagaacgcacacgggagaaaaaccgtTTGATTGTTCAGTTTGCGGTCAAAGTTTTTCCCAAAAGGGCAGTTTGATCgtgcacatgagaacgcacacgggagaaaaaccatTCATTTGTTCCGTCTGCGGCAGAAGCTTTTCTCAAAAGACCAATTTGTCCgatcacatgagaacacacacaggcgaGAAACTATTTAATTGTTCGGTTTGCGGTAGAAGCTTTACTCGAAAGCAACATTTGAcggaacacatgagaacacacagtggAGAAAAATGCTTTAGATGCTCAGTTTGCGGCGAAAGCTTCTTGGGCAGACCAAAGTTGACTCAACACATAATGAAACACAGAGGAGGAAAAACTCAAAAAAGAAGTCCGCTAAAAAGTGATGATCTGCTGTGTGTGTGA